In one window of Solanum pennellii chromosome 2, SPENNV200 DNA:
- the LOC107009135 gene encoding putative E3 ubiquitin-protein ligase RING1a: protein MPAQKRPYETSPTPPPPDEKDDDSLQGNQNHDEDADDSGGEDSDGTTCSSGGEKDEFITVRLSEIRKEVQCPICLGIIRKTRTVMECLHRFCRECIDKSMRMGNNECPACRTHCASRRSLRDDPNYDALIAFLYPDIDKFEEEEFAFHEEDKALNKQIQASIAQTSQRQSEALGRKRSARAAAFTRRSQGNYRNLRGRRNYQGAEHHISDEEEDGNHDGKDSSSADERSIEVKPKRQKKRAGRPSQASAASEENDAETNQESFGACSGLIRCSEILAWGKGGMRSNNRHGGLGGGIGKVSRNSRVSKLIASLSRSDEYEGKLDARLMLVSFSEEDIPSLQRPYLSCQPTMEVKHLRQYVAQQTSIEVAEIDIVLIKEKNPTDNPSSSDIMAISKPIVEDPSKAEIQTVEEHQTLGEIQETFGLNQRNLILAYQRKAKNGTDHDEVKVTM from the exons ATGCCTGCACAGAAGCGTCCGTACGAAACTTCTCCTACTCCTCCGCCACCGGACGAGAAGGACGATGATTCGTTACAAGGTAATCAAAATCACGACGAAGATGCCGATGACAGCGGCGGCGAAG ATTCGGATGGAACTACTTGTTCGAGCGGCGGGGAGAAAGACGA ATTTATCActgtgagactttcagaaattCGCAAAGAAGTACAGTGTCCTATATGTTTAG GCATCATACGGAAGACCAGAACAGTTATGGAATGTTTGCATCGATTTTGCAGAGAATGCATTGACAAGTCTATGCGAATGGG GAACAATGAGTGTCCTGCTTGTCGTACCCACTGTGCTAGTCGCCGTTCTCTGAGAGATGATCCGAACTATGATGCTCTAATTGCATTTCTATATCCAGATATTGATAAATTTGAGGAGGAG GAATTTGCTTTTCATGAAGAGGATAAAGCTTTAAATAAGCAG ATACAAGCTTCAATCGCACAGACGTCACAGCGACAATCCGAAGCACTGGGAAGGAAACGGTCTGCAAGAGCAGCAGCTTTTACGAGGAGATCTCAGGGAAACTATCGGAATTTAAGGGGAAGAAGAAATTATCAGGGTGCTGAACACCATATATCTGATGAGGAAGAAGATGGTAATCATGATGGCAAGGATTCTTCCTCTGCTGATGAGCGCTCGATAGAAGTCAAACCAAAGCGACAGAAAAAGAGGGCAGGACGGCCTTCTCAGGCCTCAGCAGCCAGTGAAGAAAATGATGCAGAAACAAACCAAGAATCATTTGGTGCATGTAGTGGACTTATTCGCTGTTCAGAGATTCTTGCCTGGGGAAAAGGTGGCATGCGAAGTAACAACAGGCATGGGGGTCTTGGTGGAGGCATTGGCAAAGTCTCCAGGAACAGCAGAGTCTCGAAGCTAATTGCTTCTCTATCTCGTTCAGATGAATATGAAGGGAAG TTGGATGCCAGACTTATGCTTGTTTCCTTTTCCGAGGAGGATATACCAAGTTTGCAACGACCTTACCTTAGTTGCCAGCCAACTATGGAAGTTAAACATTTAAGACAG TATGTAGCTCAGCAGACTTCCATAGAAGTCGCGGAAATTGACATAGTGCTGATAAAAGAGAAGAACCCCACTGACAACCCTTCAAGTTCTGATATCATGGCCATTTCCAAACCCATTGTTGAAGATCCTTCTAAAGCAGAAATCCAGACTGTGGAAGAGCATCAGACATTGGGAGAAATCCAAGAAACATTTGGTTTGAACCAGCGTAATCTG ATCTTGGCATACCAACGAAAAGCAAAGAATGGGACAGACCATGATGAAGTGAAGGTGACAATGTAA